aATTTGTGTGGCAGTATTGTAGCTATAGTACCGACATTTTATTGTGTAAATTAAACCTTTTGTTAGTTGAGTAATTAAATCAATTGCTATTtcagtccactagatggtgctgacttgattttatatttaacaCTATCTTAATTTCTAATTTTCCAGTTTCTGCATAACTAAGTTGCTCTGTgtcattttcagcccgaagggtctgaaagggttaAATTAGAGTgaccagagggttaaagagagatgaacagactgaaaaTGTTCTTATCTTATTAGGTAAAGCCCCAACAAAAACCTTGGTCGTCTTTTTTGGAATCAcggttaaaaaaagatataacatGCAGTTGAAAGAAACCAATAAGTCAGGTTGTTATCACGATACTCAGCATACTGCAGAATGTTTAAAATCCTAATAATATATCGTATTGTAAGTATTGTGATATCGTATCGTGGGCCTGTGATAGACACATCCTGTCAATGTTTTTaagaatattttatatttttagatattAAAAAAAGCCAAGCCAAGCAGGCCTCAGTGACAAACCATGTAACCCATAATTTAATAATAGCTGCatctttgttttgcattttagtGTTTTAACCATTTAGTCAAATGAATTTGGGTCTTAAAATGCTTCAACAAATTTGATAATTCCTGAAATCCACGGTCTATTCTTAAGACACCAAATCCTCACTCCCTCCACTTTTTAGTTTGTTCAAACCAGCTGAGAGCTCCCAGAGGATGAGGAAGATCttcgatgatgatgatgatggtgtttCAGATGTGATCAGGAGGATCTCTGCCGGAGAGTTTCTCCTTCGCTGCTTTTTCTGCCCGTCACGTCTCCAGACAGCAAAGGAGCTAACTCTGAAAATAGAACAATAAGTTTGCATGTAACTtaaacattgttattattattataatatatttgtacAGGTGTATTAAGTCAGTTCGAATTTATTTGTATGGCAAGCCTTCGTTTTAGCTCGTTCAAATTTGTTTCATCAagtagtttgtttttaatgtcgTCTTGATTACTGTTCAGTTCTTTCATCTGCTGCATCAAACAGTCTTTTAAACTAATTACAAGTGGCTCAAAACAAGACTGAAGACTGTTCTAGGTTGTTCTCCAAGAACTAGTGTTGTAGAAATGCATGAACATCTCACCTGGTTGAGAGTCTAGAATAGACTATCTGCTAATCCGTAAAATAATTAATACTCAGACTCCTAAatctttttatataataataatataatttaccgCTCAAATATTCATTCTTATaacattcaagttttttttatataggaCTGATTCCTCTACCTGAGACTGTCTCTTTGAATTTGTCAGTATTTTATAGGTCAGATGAGCTTTGGATCATTCTTCCAGGTTGGTGAAATTAAGGGAAAAGCTGGTTTTAAAAGAAGATGAAGAATGTATTTGATGTCAACACTTTAATTATATCGTCATTTTATTTGAGTGTGGTTGGGCTACGTGATACAAGACTGTAtaatgctttctttttcttctctttttttctttttttatatatttttataatgacttGAGTTTGGAATGGCTGTGGTATTCTATTAAAAATTATTgtctggaccccaggaagactagctgtaGTCTTGGCGTCAGCTGATGGGGATCCTTTTAAATAacatggtattttttttaaagcattttaagcactttggggcattttataattttatggcCTTCTTCAGAAAAAATGTTGCCATTTTATAGGAAGatgttttttcttacatttttggaTATGCtatataatatggtgtttttcttttatttacttACAGATTATACTTTAATATGTATGAACAGAGTATAATAGGAACAAAAAAACGAATTATCTATCTGAGTCAAACAGGACAAGATGCAGAAAAACTGCTGGTAACTCGGGAGTGTCTAAGGTGGAACAGAAACCTCAAAGTGAAACACGAAAGTAAAACTTAATCTTATTATATGATGAGCTGTAAAACATTCATGCTCAGGAAACAGGTTTTGTTAGATGGAGACAATTTTAACTGTCACATTGTGTTGGCCTGACCCCTTTTCCTCTTACTCAGTTTCCTCTGATTTATCATCTTTCCCTTCACATTTCCTTAAAAGAGAAAGTTCACAGAGACACATAGTTAatgtctctgtcctcagtccaACTGAGAGACTGACACCAGAAATATGCTAGCAGTAGAAATGACTAAAGCttcctatacatcagaagactttgaaaagatttggaaaagactcacatctaaagacatatagtgtttagagtttctagtctGAGATTTTAGACTGTTACGTCCTTGGGGtacgtgtgtttttggttttgttgtggTTGTGCCTCAGGACCGCAGCAGCGTCACTGGCTCCGCAAGAGGGAATCCCCGCTGGGTCACGCCTCCACCGAAGGCCGGATCGAGAGTTCCCCTGGCTCTGCCCTCTGTCGGCTCGTTGGTCTGGCGTCCAATCAGCTGCcgcacctgcctccagctcggCCTTAAGAGCAGCTTCGCGGGGCTGTGGACGCCccttcttctttgtctttgcaTGGTTTGTGTAAAGTGTGTCTCTTGATCTATTAAGAAGGTATTTGAAAAACCTAGTGTGTGTATTGTTAAATTGAGGCACTCGTGTTGTTTGACTGTTTATTGGgcattaggtttaggttttctttttcacattcttTTCACATAACACTTCGAGTATTACCTTTGTTAGATTCACTAGTTTATGGGTGGTtgcattgttgtattttttgtttgtatagattaaaagtaagcgtagtcagccagagttcctttgtttgttgtgttttaagtaagatagttttgggggggaaaaatcgaGTTAGGAagattgttttagtttgtttgttttatgagttggcgCCACCCTTCGCCCTTTGTTCATTGCCTCACATTACAACACCTTGTATCTAGCCTGAAGAAGGTTCTCTTTTCGttacctttgttttattttgctgttatacaataaaatctgtatttgccTGAGTACACCGGCGTTGTGTTGCTTCCCTTTTCCCTAGACAACAACTGGGTTGTAAcatagacagactgtcaatctagcagggaaactatttacaagactacaactatattcttttagcagtttttccatcatgctcttagtaaaaactgactaaatggaggagaagcagcttttggctccagctgctctctatacttttttctgtgactgtatttttggtcattttgtgtcttttttagtcatttgtacatctatttttggttattttgtgtatttttaaatcatttttacatctatttttggtcaatttgtgtctatttcgataatttggtgtccttttttggtaatttttacatctacagtcatggaaacatttgtgataataaccaaaatcattatgaataaaaccatgttgtgttacgtcactgagacttgagataatatcaaacacgttagatatgatccaaaccaagacttggaaaagactgatatgaaacagagcagattggtttaatacttttttccgtGACTATATTAttggtcactttgtatcttttttagtcatttttatatctattttttttgtcattttgtgtcttttttagtcatttttacatgtatttttggttattttgtgtcttttttgatcattttatcatctattttttgtcattttgtgtcttttttagtcatttttacatctatttttggttattttgtgtcttttttgatcattttatcatctatttttggtccttttgtgtcttttttgatcatttttatttctatttttggtcattttgtgactcgtgactccagtaaaactcctagatttacaaaagtctttcagcttttagtgGAAGCCCAGCATTACTCTATTTAAAATGAGATTTTTCACCTTGATAGAGTGTACGTGTACCAACCTTTCATCTCAGTTTCGTTATCTGCGGCTGAGTTCGGACGGTTGCAGCTGTTCTTGGCAGCTCCAGACGTGGCAGCTGGTGGGGGGCTGCCGGCCGAGTCTGCCGCTTTACTCTTCACTTTACTTGTGACGCAGGTGAGTTTATTAGCATCCACGGTGTCCATCTTCACCGTACAGAGAGTCTGCAGCAGACCCATGGAGTCAAAGTCTTCTCCAGCACACTCACCTCGTCTCCTCAACAACTCCAACACCTGCAGCAAGAAAAACAGGCAGAATTAGACTAAACATTTAGTCTGAGCCAGAGAGAGATACAGTATGTAGCTGCAATAAAACAAGATCTTGATCAAAAACTGACTGACACGATAGCGGGATTAGAAAATAATGAGATTATAAATATTGATTAGAGACGGGCGATCTAAAATCAGTCCCTCATTTCcctttttactacttttaattaATCAGAGAAGCTCAGAAGTTTACTCTatagcagcggttcccaaactttttaaGCCGCGCACCCCCTTATATGTCCCAAcagggttgacgcacccccaatcccccacaccttcaaaaaaacaaaatgcaataagcttttttatagccatattaaaggcggcatgtttaatcatgctcaaatgaccagaacacacatttaattaaataatcaccatcacaacaatgcgctctcacatttgaattaatctgaaacacagtttcaatataatgcaacaaaattaTGCGctagcttccacttttaagagcaaagaggatgatgacaggctcaggatcagaggcagaaagcacataagttaggaaaatgttataatattttgagccgcgtttaacaaaaattgcagcaagttaaaatgagcgtggagctaaacaacccgtcatcataacacaggctggaaaaatggaagaagataacttcttctacatTTCAATTTAAGAtgatgtgcattttgaatagcctgcatttattattaaaataatacagtttttgattttacattttacaaaggaaacgtttatttacacttctttattgtgtgggggaaaaaaaatgtaattgtgtaattatcagaccgccattacatttttcatctcgcgcaccccctagcggcagctcgcgcacccccaggggtctgcgcaccacactttgggaatcggTGCTCTATAGTGactaaatacactgcaaaaaggtgtttcgtttaaaaaccagataaaaacagtaaatctgagggaaatgatcttgctgcatggacagataatttaccttgacaagatttcttaaattaagattattaaatctagaaataagcatgttgaacacttaaaataagaaattaactcttaaaacaagataaattaaagctgccagcagtgatgaactggcccgagcagagtgacctgatgatgtctttttttggtgaattttagtctttttgtgtccattttgtgagtgtacgtcttttttttaaaaaagtcttttttttaaaaatgtcttttttttaaaaatgtctttttgtgtccttctgtgtctttttgtcatcttttttttgtgtttttttggtctttgtgtctttttgtgtcttttttgtgtctttttttgtgtcttttttggtcattttgtcattttgccaaaaaagacgaaaaatgtacaaaagacataaattaaagctgccagcagcgatgaactggcccgattagagtgacctgatgagtatttgtttcttaccaagataaaaaaaacttaattatcttaataatcttaatttaagaaatcttgtcaaggtaaattatctgtccatgcagcaagataatttccctcagatttactgtttttatctggtttttagacaccttttttgcagtgtgcttgtGCAGCTTGTACACACCTTGATGTATTTGTATGATTTTAATTCGCTGAGGTTCTCCTCCAAGAAGAGCAGATACAGAGAGAGGTCGTCCCATTGGCTGCCGGGGGTGGGCAGCACGCTGACGGTGGGCAGCGATTGGTAGGTTTCCAAGAATCGAGCGTATCCGTGACAGAAGAGAGGACGGAAACTAGCATAGATCACCGCAGGAATCAGAGCCACGAACAGGACCAAGTTGACCAGGCTGGAATCAgagttaaacacacaaaaagtccATATTTCTCTGGATAATAAGTCACATTATAACCACAAATCATTATTCagccctacagagtctaactacagtaactacacaaaaggtaaaactgagaaaaactgctttaaagttttttaactgcaggggtctcaaactcaaattagctggggcccgctggaggcagtatcaaaagacacaaaatgaccaaaaaaagatacaaaatgaccaaaaaagacacaaaatgaccaaaaaaagatacaaaatgacgaaaaaaagacacaaaatgacaaaaaaagatacaaaatgaccaaaaaagacacaaaattactgaaaaaaaacactaaattacttcaaaaaagacacaaaatgacaaaaagacacagaattaccataaaagactcaaatgattaaaaaaagacacaaaatgaccccaaaaagacacaaaatgaccaaaaaatgaccaaaaatgacagaaaaaaactaaattacttaagaaagaaacaaaatgaccaacaaaagatacagaattaccaaaaaaagacacaaaatcattaaaaaaagacacaaaatgacacaaaattaccaataaagtaattaaagggaccttccacacacaacacggtaaagtgccattcatataaaactcacaataaacttttaattttatctcgctttcttacttcatcactatcttatttttcttttctatctctaactctgtttttagtttttattactattttattgttttactgtttttagtattttattgttttcattgtttttatttatacctatttgtgtttgattttatgattttttgtttttatttgtatacatcccattatcccatttttaatttattttatcttattgcattttactgttctattgtttactacatctctttttattgtgttatctatttattgtttgtgcagcactttggaaaccttgtgtttgctaaaattgtgctatataaataaagtggattgtgtatgattttattctattttaataactgtacagcactttggtcaactgaggttgtttttaaatgtttataaataaactttgacttgacttgacttgactatctagataataaactcactttcaaataaacttataatttctattatttttatgtttaaattagtatatatatccaaagcagaccgtggtaagtggcTTGGTtgtgagttggattttgtggttttcatatgtaattatttctctgaaattaagcaaaattgaaatctaaaactttgtcacaagataaaacagacatcaaggagtttagattttttttataactcaattttgaccaaaaatgaagttactgcagttagactttgtagggcagaatagagaTGGACAAAatacacagtaaaataaatgaattaaagcagaccttaacccttaatagggcactcattgaaatacttgcaaattccaactttcaaccctagagaatattggaggatattacatacagccagaatgtgttaaaaaacaaacccaggggagggggggtaatattttgagaaaaaagtttacaagatgaaagtggcaaatctaccagaattttttttgcagatttatgagatttaaagtggtgaatctgcgagaaaaaaagctgttttcccccccatttttttctcgtaaatctgcgacttttttcgcgcacatttgccactttaaatctcttgaatctgcaacatttttcttgtagatttgccactttaatctagtaaatttgtactctgtgacgtagcctgatctttgctgattagctgggagaaatccatgtggttctacgaccaaactgagagacatggggacccagttagATATCtactcaagttaccaaatatagttcttcgcccgataaatgGTTTAACCTTTATATTGTGACATAATACTGCAGAGACAGATACCTGAGCAGAGAGAAGACTCCCACAGCGATGAGTTTACACTGAACCCTCTCAGGAACAGCGGGGTCGGAGGCCAGCAGGCCGGCTCGCAGCTTACAGCCGAACTCGTCGGTGACGGCGGCGAGGCGGAGGTAGTAGACCAGGTAGACGCAGGCGCACAGCAGCGTGACCAGAGTCAGGCCGCGGCACAGCAGGTAGTAAAACAGCATGGAGCGAGAGCAACGCTTGGTCATCAGGAACTTCTCCACCAGAGGGTAGTTAAAACAGCCTTCAGTCGGGTCGCTGcattcacagagagagaggaaaacatACCTTTACTGTTGCTGTTGGAGtacaatttaatgtatttttgagCAGCCTGTAGATGCAAAATTAAGACTAAAcatgattctttttttcttaaccctttatcaggtgaagaactatatttggtaacttcaggtaatattttgagaaaaaagttgcaaatttactagattaaagtggcaaatctacaagaaaaaaagttgcagatttaagagatttaaagtggaaaaaaagccacttttctcccagattcaccactttaaatctcataaatctacgcctttttttctcgtagatttgccactttaatctcgtaaacttttttctcaaaatattattataacatttgtatttcgaatgattttttttttcttcttcccaaatgatcgcatatttcactgcctgaacataccccaaaactcatgaaactttaaatataagtcacacctgccgaaaaattttataatctattgtcatcctgaatttccaccactaggtggcgctataataaaggaaagtgcgttttggctaataactcccacatactttattgcacattcaaaaaacgtatatccacgcgttcactgagttgtgctgaatctcatgatataggccacgcccttTTTcgcatcaagtttttttttgcaaatttgcaaAATGTCGTAAGcatactttttcgaactcctcctaggcaatttcatcgttttgctccaaactttgcacacagcatctatggaccctcatgacaaaaagttattcaaagaattttgattacccaaagaatactcaagttattaaataacaacttcctgcaggtggcgctattatcaacacaaaacacgaagtgttgcatatctccacactggtgtgtctgaatgacatgaaactcaggttactacttccccgtgagcccctgaggctcgctgcaaaattttggccgatgaccactaggtggcgctctttaaattgaagtattttatatctccaaatcggttggtcggattaacatcaaacttggtatacttattgtccaaataaaaaaataaaaaaataaaaaataaaataaaataaaataaagaaaaaaaaataaatgtaaaaaaaagtaaagaagtaaaaaagacagtggtggaagaagtgttcagatcctttacttcagtaaaggtactaataccacactgtgaaatgactccactccgctcattttaactacctaataaacttttaagtggtttaatttgtaaaaatggctaatcattttaaatgtatcatgtttttcattttaaatcttgacctgaaaagtaactaaagctgtcagctaaatgtagaggaataaaaagtacaatatatgtctcaaaatgtagtggagtagaagtataaagttagataaaatgtacataaaagtacctcaaaattgtactttaagtccagtacttgagtaaatgtacatagttactttccaccattgctacctgcctcttctaacttatacatatcagttaagagtcctccttcagaaactgtatgaggattaaagggatagtttgtgcattattatacaaaacttggtacaattattgtcaatgccctcctgaggataaccctttaaggttttattgattggcccctaggtggcactgtggtggcagtctaatttcatatttggtaccgtggccacactataacacttaaggcaatgaaattcataggggtggtatagactggccccggtaacgcacacaccccgacggcagcatgccccgacatgcgtgtactgcgagggcccgttcagtactgcttgcagtcctagttttcacatgttttttttacacatactggctgtatgtaatatcctccaatattctctagggttgaaatttggaatttgcaagtatttcaatgagtgccctattaagggttaaagtggtgaatctgggagaaaaaagttgcttttttcccacttttttctcgtaaatctgcgacttttttcacacagatttgccactttaaatctcttaaatctgcaactttttttctagtaaatttgcaacttttttctcgaaatattacctgaagttaccaaatatggttctttgcctgataaagggttaaacagagaaaagactAGCCTTGGTttagtgttgtattttaactagggttgtcacaatactaaaattttcaactcgatactgatactcaggaaaatattcgatactggataccattttcgatgccaccaggataaaaacaagctCAAACAGCaatacacatataataaaaacctGCATACAAAAGGTAGCTAGTTTGTCTTTGATAGCATATTCATATGGGGACattgttcttttctttatttatgtctTTGATTTCACATAATGATGCAGGAAAACAGGTAAATTAGAGAAGGCTTGTCAAGTGACAGCTTTCCAATGGGAGACAACAATGAAAGGACAAAACGACGGATCATTAGATGGTATTTGTGCAATACATCCATAGATATACAGTACAAACACATCCTGTGCTCAAATGGCCACCTTTGATGTGAAATATTTTGAAATCAGCAAAAATGGTTTCAGACCTCTACGTTTTTTGAAAAGTGACATTCTGCAATAATGTATTAGATCAAGGTAGATATCTAGGGGCTAGGGGCAAAAGTTAGCTCACAAAAACCATCAActggcagctggtggaactaaacacgacccaaactaggaggaaagaccaCAAATCTctcaggagccctcacatccactaggaattagaaaaactcccttcagtaagaagatacaggggagagcaacaagaaacatctcagaaacaagaagacgcaggcgAGACGCAGGTGGAGTGCTCTTCGTTTCAGATTATAGGCTAAAGGCTGTTcactttacattgttttttccactgaaaatgcggttatctatagtcagattgcaagagaaatacagtaagaatttcaagcatttacaagcacttaatccaaaatccaagcacttattaaaccttgaaattcaacattaaaatatgGTCTacttccatatcacatttaaaaatatatcaatatatcacccAGCTCTATATGAACTGGATAGAGTGAGATCCAGCAAAGGACCCCAAGTCGTATTATATCTGAAACACTCCACTTAGCCCATAGTTAACTCCAGGTGTGCTGCTGTACCTGTCAGGTGTGAGCAGTCCTGAGGTGGCGAGGCGTTTGGCCAGCGTGACGGCTCGGTTGTAGCAGCGGTCCAACTCCTCCATGATGAAGCCGAGGTCCGACTGGAGGAGGGGAGCAGCAGAAAACCTCCAGAACAACGCCGGGGTGTACATGAGCACGGCCACCAGCAGCAGGATGTACGGGAAGAACTGGACACAAGAGACGGAGAGGAAGGAACAAACTGTTTTACTGGGAATCACATTTCTACTCATGTAACAGTTGATGTAAGTGATGCAAACATTAAGACAGAAACTAAAGCACACaagtcattttctctctttagaACGGAGAGTTTCTTTTACGTGCCGGatacaaaaaccaacaaaaaataagaaataaataactagaattaagcaaatacatgctcgaaacaagtaaaattatctaccagtgcagtaagtaaatttttctttgtaagaattatttaaataagtaaaatatctaggcactggaaaaaccaaagatgtcttgaaataaatagaaatctacttattttgagcaattgtggcttgaaaagcccaactgtagtaacaataaaattagtcagtaatacttgaaacgaagatgaaatgcttttgaaataacattcaaactacatgcaactaaaactctcaattggaaccaatattttaggtaaaaactcaccatattcaacagttgaatagcttgaaaagcatgaaaaagctcacaatgtcaatcctaaaaagaagtctttaaacaataagataattaaataagcacataaagctgtggtcagtaggtaaattatactaaaaacaatatatttaagatactattgctagatacttggtgagcttcatgttttttgcagtgtgtggctACACAAGATccgcaagatcatttccctcagatttagtgttttatctggtttttagacacacctttttgcagtgcactgaaCATCCCTGCTGTGTTTTTTAGGAAAACAAGTTGTAAGTGTAATAAAATGGTTTGAAAGGagccaaattattttaaaagcaaaAGTGAAAGGACAAAGTGTATCAGTTTATGTGGTGTAGCTGTAAATGTTCTTTCACTTTGCTGCATGTGTCAGAACATTTTAATGTGGTTTGTGTAACATCAGTTCAGGAATGTAAAGAGACACACACCTATTCTTGCTCTCTATTCTTTGCCTAAAGCGTCTTATTAAATATTCTCACCACACCCTGAaatcacaaaacaaaagctgcCCGTTCATGCAGAATTTAAATTGAAACTACTGTGATACTTTAACTGAAATACACCACACAAGGAAATAATGCAATGTGCAGAAAACAGctcatgtttgttttatgtaactCACTGCTGTGCAAAAACAGGAATTTCACCAGAaaattacagggtttttttcacGCAGTATGGCTACTTTTTACTTCTATATTATTACTGAGTGATATGATGATTTATGTGTTAATGAGTCAGGTTTTTCCAGCCTAATTCTGCCTTATTCTTCTATCAGAAGGTGTGTGTTGGTTAGTTTCAgctactgtgtgtgtttaccttgtGCAGCCACAgaggcagagtgtgtgtgtgaacagacgCCCAGCAGTACGAGTCCACATAATATGCCTGCCTCCAGGAGAAGTTAGCAGGAGCAAAACAGCTGATCTGAGTCCCTGAACACAACACAGAGA
This is a stretch of genomic DNA from Centropristis striata isolate RG_2023a ecotype Rhode Island chromosome 4, C.striata_1.0, whole genome shotgun sequence. It encodes these proteins:
- the LOC131970588 gene encoding pannexin-1-like → MMAIAHVATEYVFSDFLLKDPNQARYRSVRTELAVDKMVTCVAVGLPLLLISLAFAQEVSVGTQISCFAPANFSWRQAYYVDSYCWASVHTHTLPLWLHKFFPYILLLVAVLMYTPALFWRFSAAPLLQSDLGFIMEELDRCYNRAVTLAKRLATSGLLTPDSDPTEGCFNYPLVEKFLMTKRCSRSMLFYYLLCRGLTLVTLLCACVYLVYYLRLAAVTDEFGCKLRAGLLASDPAVPERVQCKLIAVGVFSLLSLVNLVLFVALIPAVIYASFRPLFCHGYARFLETYQSLPTVSVLPTPGSQWDDLSLYLLFLEENLSELKSYKYIKVLELLRRRGECAGEDFDSMGLLQTLCTVKMDTVDANKLTCVTSKVKSKAADSAGSPPPAATSGAAKNSCNRPNSAADNETEMKELAPLLSGDVTGRKSSEGETLRQRSS